actaattaactagtcaaacataataataaatgagaggagaaaaaaaactattattgttttacaattgtacccttttgttctttttattcttaataaatttttcttctcaaatgaaccttcccctatatatatatatatatatatatatatatatatatacattctgAAGTATAACAACCAAAAGAgagaaaacccaaaaataaacTAGTGGTAATGCCCAAAAGGATATAGTTACGTGTTTTATATTGATCGAAAACCACACTCACTATAATGATTATACAAAAATTAGTCTATTATGAGTATAACTCCATTTTTAACGACATTTATATTGAAACgtcaagaaaaaaaaactaaatacaaGTGCTTGTTCagttagttgttttttttttcaaaatgttAATGAACAGAAGTGTAATTAGTGGAATaccaaatcaaataaaaaaataaatgggTTTAAACATGTGCTCTAATCTTTGAGTTTAAGCATTCTTATGTATACTAAGCGTCTTGCCAGTCGTTGGTCAAGTGATTGAATAGGTTCTATCATAACCTTACCATATCAATAGATATCATACATTCACGTTAAATTCACTAACCATGTTATGTTTAGTGTCTTGACTTTCCATTAGACGCCTGATTGTATGCCTTAGTCAATATAGCAACACTATTACGACACATGTTATATTGATTTAGGCCATATGGAATCTTATATGCAATATCTTAGTCATTGTACTATTTATCAACCAACATTAGAAATACGAAACAATTCAATCTTACCTTTTTAGCACAATCCTGAGTTCTTAGAGTGTTGTATTGGGTTCTTGTGATAGAGTTGATACTTGCTATGGGGTCTTTTGAAACCTCATTTCATAGTTCAGGAGTTGGTTATGTATCCAAAGTATGTGTGCACAACTATGAGTAActatgtattctgcctcagcTATTGAGGTTGTGACAATGGTTTGCTTCTTGATCTACCGACTACCATGACACTAATCTACCTCCAAAAATTGTTTCTTGATTTGATACCACTTTTTGGATCAAATCTGATAACTAACTTGCTAATATCTTAATTGATTGTTTTGGTCACTTAGTCTTGTAGCGGAATAACTGAATCAATTATAACACCTTGTTTGATCAAGTATGAACCAGAAAACAAGAACACAGAATACTAGAGTCGTCTATTCAATTCAAAATAGAATAATAGTCATACAAAAAGAACAATTCGTAGAGCATTTCTATAACTTGGATATATTTCAAATTATTACAACTTAATTCAGTGTTAACAGGGTTCTAAGTGAACGTCACACTGATGGGTCTCTTGCAATGCTTACTGTAGATTTTTCTAATGCTTTTAACCAGGTGGATAGATCAGCCTTACTTCGTGAGGTCAGGATGAGGTGCCCTTCTATTTCTTTGTGGGTGGAATTTCTATATGGGCAGCCAGCAAGATTGTATCTTGGAGATGGGCACATTTGGTCTACCACGGGAGTTCAGCAAGGGGACCCATTGGGACCACTTCTTTTCGCTCTTGTTTTGCACCCCCTTGTGCATCAGATTAGAGACAAATGCAAGCTTCTCCTTCATGCTTGGTATCTTGATGATGGGACTGTCATTGGAGGTTCAGAAGAGGTGGCTAGAGTGTTGGACATCATTAAGGTGACGGGTCCAACATTGAGTCTTGAACTCAATATTAAGAAAACTGAGCTATTTTGGCCTTCTTGTGATCGTAGCAAGTTTCGTGTAGGGTTATTTCCTAAGGACATCGGGAGGCCATTAGTCGGGGTGAAGCTTCTTGGGGGGGGGGCTGTTAGTAGAGACGCAAGCTTTATTGGTGGGTTGGcaaagaaaagagctgctaaggCGGTAGATTTGATGCGTCTTCTACCCAAATTAGGTAACCCGCAGAGTGAACTACTCTTCCTTCGATCCTGTATGGGCATTGCCAAGCTTTTCTTTGGCTTGAGGACGTGCCAACCTGTACACATGGAAGATGCAGCATTGTTCTTTGACAAAGGTTTGCGTGAGGCGATTGAGGAATTGGTGGTTTGTGGAGGTCCTTTCTTTGGAGACCTCCAGTGGCGACTTGCCTCTTTACCTATTAGGTTTGGGGGATTGGGGTTGTATTCGGCTGTAGAGGCTTCATCCTATGCTTTTGTGGCCTCGAGGGTCCAATCGTGGGTGCTACAGGACCACATCTTAAGAGGTAGTGGCATATGTGGTATGGATTCTGATTATGTTTGTGCTTTGGCTTGTCTTCGTGATACGATTCCAAGCTTTGACTTCAGCGGTTTCGCTAATAAGGACACCGCCCCCCTAAAGCCCAACATGCATTGGCGAGTGCTCTTTTTAGTAAAATTGTCCACGAAATCGAAGTACAGTTTGACTTGACCGTTAGACAAAAAGCCGTTTTTGAGT
The Helianthus annuus cultivar XRQ/B chromosome 6, HanXRQr2.0-SUNRISE, whole genome shotgun sequence genome window above contains:
- the LOC110944857 gene encoding uncharacterized protein LOC110944857, translating into MLTVDFSNAFNQVDRSALLREVRMRCPSISLWVEFLYGQPARLYLGDGHIWSTTGVQQGDPLGPLLFALVLHPLVHQIRDKCKLLLHAWYLDDGTVIGGSEEVARVLDIIKVTGPTLSLELNIKKTELFWPSCDRSKFRVGLFPKDIGRPLVGVKLLGGGAVSRDASFIGGLAKKRAAKAVDLMRLLPKLGNPQSELLFLRSCMGIAKLFFGLRTCQPVHMEDAALFFDKGLREAIEELVVCGGPFFGDLQWRLASLPIRFGGLGLYSAVEASSYAFVASRVQSWVLQDHILRGSGICGMDSDYVCALACLRDTIPSFDFSGFANKDTAPLKPNMHWRFDLTVRQKAVFECLRAPHAQDFLLAIPIDGLGQHMSPMEYRTILKYRLMIHLFLVDEVCPVCHKACLNSFGEHAVHCRELPGFKYRHDLVRDVLFDIFRCAGISAKNEAPVNFLTDPLERRSTLRPADILEGSNVLDSYHGRGNDDQAEEVVFDFRPHHNESLLPDLNEFFVPRQPLLLDLNEFVVSSYDHGYGSPYYEGGYGASYE